One window from the genome of Flavobacterium agricola encodes:
- a CDS encoding PadR family transcriptional regulator, which yields MNIENTKAQMRKGVLEFCILSVLKEKEAYTSEILDTLKDAKLLVVEGTIYPLLTRLKNDGVLTYRWEESTSGPPRKYYGLTDDGHIFLEELSKTWQELAGAVATITLNQHNHE from the coding sequence ATGAACATAGAGAACACTAAAGCACAGATGCGTAAAGGCGTTTTAGAGTTTTGTATACTTTCTGTATTAAAAGAAAAAGAAGCGTATACATCAGAAATTTTAGACACCTTAAAAGACGCAAAATTATTGGTAGTTGAAGGCACTATTTACCCTTTGCTAACGCGATTAAAAAACGATGGCGTACTGACTTACAGATGGGAAGAATCTACCTCTGGACCACCACGAAAATATTACGGTTTAACAGATGACGGACATATTTTTTTGGAAGAATTAAGTAAAACTTGGCAAGAATTAGCAGGCGCAGTAGCAACAATCACTTTAAATCAACACAACCATGAATAA
- the trxB gene encoding thioredoxin-disulfide reductase, which produces MSNTIEKVKCLIIGSGPAGYTAAIYAARANMNPVLYQGMQPGGQLTTTNDVENFPGYPEGITGPEMMMQLQAQAKRFGTDVRDGWATKAELQGDVKKVWINETTEIHAETVIISTGATAKYLELPSEQHYLQMGGGVSACAVCDGFFYRNQDVVIVGAGDSACEEAHYLAKLCKKVTMLVRSDKFRASKIMEDRVRNTPNIEILMNTDTVEVLGDGNVVTGIKVLDKTTNTEKTIEATGFFVAIGHKPNTDIFAGQITMDEVGYLITEGKTSKTNLPGVFACGDVQDKDYRQAITAAGSGCIAALDAERYLAAK; this is translated from the coding sequence ATGTCAAATACTATAGAAAAGGTAAAATGCTTAATTATTGGCTCGGGACCGGCAGGTTATACAGCTGCTATTTATGCTGCACGTGCAAATATGAATCCAGTTTTATACCAAGGGATGCAACCTGGTGGACAATTAACCACTACAAATGATGTAGAAAACTTTCCAGGATATCCAGAAGGGATTACCGGACCTGAAATGATGATGCAATTACAAGCTCAAGCTAAACGTTTTGGAACTGATGTTCGTGACGGGTGGGCAACTAAAGCTGAATTACAAGGCGATGTTAAAAAAGTATGGATTAACGAAACAACTGAAATTCATGCAGAAACGGTAATTATTTCTACCGGAGCAACAGCAAAATATTTAGAACTTCCATCAGAACAACATTATTTACAAATGGGAGGTGGTGTTTCTGCTTGTGCGGTTTGTGATGGTTTTTTTTACAGAAATCAAGATGTAGTAATTGTTGGTGCTGGTGATAGCGCTTGCGAAGAAGCACATTATTTAGCTAAACTTTGTAAAAAAGTAACCATGTTGGTACGTAGCGATAAATTTAGAGCTTCTAAAATTATGGAAGATCGTGTTAGAAATACGCCAAATATCGAAATCTTAATGAACACAGATACTGTTGAGGTCTTAGGTGATGGAAATGTAGTTACGGGTATTAAAGTTTTAGATAAAACTACAAATACAGAAAAAACAATTGAAGCTACCGGATTTTTTGTTGCTATTGGACATAAACCGAACACCGATATTTTTGCAGGACAAATTACCATGGATGAAGTAGGATATTTAATTACTGAAGGAAAAACTTCAAAAACAAACCTACCTGGCGTTTTTGCTTGTGGTGATGTTCAGGATAAAGATTACAGACAAGCTATTACTGCTGCCGGATCAGGTTGTATTGCAGCCTTAGATGCCGAACGTTATTTAGCTGCTAAATAA
- a CDS encoding YceI family protein, giving the protein MKKQLLSVFALSMMTLAVVSCKNEASQAQDAVEITENAENADVYTANVEQSKINWTGSKVVGGQHQGTITLKSGDVAVADGAVQNGTFVIDFTTINVTDLEGDDKAYLEAHLKGTNQDDSVDHFFNVTEFPEGKFEIASVTTNGAETTITGNLTVKGITKSVSFPANVTVTDEVVTIETQSFPINRTDFNINYGSKSKFADLAADQVISDDILVQLNVVANK; this is encoded by the coding sequence ATGAAAAAACAATTATTAAGTGTTTTCGCTTTATCTATGATGACTTTAGCGGTTGTATCTTGTAAAAACGAAGCTTCTCAAGCTCAAGATGCAGTAGAAATTACTGAAAACGCTGAAAATGCTGACGTATATACTGCCAACGTAGAACAATCTAAAATTAACTGGACTGGTTCTAAAGTTGTTGGTGGACAACACCAAGGTACAATTACTTTAAAATCTGGTGATGTTGCTGTTGCTGATGGTGCTGTACAAAACGGTACTTTTGTAATTGACTTTACTACAATTAACGTAACTGACTTAGAAGGTGACGATAAAGCATATTTAGAAGCACACTTAAAAGGTACAAACCAAGATGATTCAGTAGATCATTTCTTTAACGTAACAGAATTCCCTGAAGGAAAATTTGAAATTGCTTCTGTTACTACAAATGGTGCTGAAACTACAATTACAGGTAACTTAACTGTTAAAGGAATTACTAAATCTGTTTCTTTCCCAGCTAACGTAACTGTTACTGACGAAGTTGTTACTATTGAAACACAAAGTTTCCCAATTAACAGAACTGACTTTAACATTAACTACGGTTCTAAATCTAAATTTGCTGATTTAGCTGCTGATCAAGTTATTAGTGATGATATTTTAGTTCAATTAAATGTTGTAGCTAACAAATAA
- a CDS encoding PspC domain-containing protein encodes MNKTVNINVGGLFFHIDENAYIKLNNYLKAIKASLAEDSKEEVMNDIEIRISEIFTSRIKQDKQVVNLLDIEYVIDIMGQPEDYIIEEDFVKPEQPNYDTESFNKKLYRDEDEGKIGGVCAGLGHYFGIDSIWIRLLFIFLFFVTAGTSLLIYFILWVIVPKAITTSEKLQMKGQPINISNIEKKIKESFDSEELNRKSKNVVSGIESFLKKTFYVISKFFGVFLLFISIVSLGGILIFGGTLMLASASLIDTVAVFDIPFESMTLFWFALLTTLTSGIPFLFLILFSFKILNPNFKTFGRYTTLSLLIIWFLSILGWIAFGIRQGAQEQYVGRVTEKMELNLSPTDTLLVNFNNNSFYSAEENPSYSGKVMLNENGEKVLYSNRVELIFKETDATPYVLIEKNARAAEIGEATKIATDIRFNTQVNQTSILADNYYTSDNKNKKNRKSVKLYVYVPKNTVIKMNKEARNFSNTFLNSNQKSDAPLFSFDSNNLLTCVNCETIIDPVFKPNQPTNLEFEIDSILNATN; translated from the coding sequence ATGAATAAAACAGTAAATATAAACGTTGGAGGTTTATTTTTTCATATAGACGAAAATGCCTACATCAAACTAAACAACTATTTAAAAGCAATTAAAGCTTCTTTAGCTGAAGATTCTAAAGAGGAAGTAATGAATGATATAGAAATACGCATTAGCGAAATTTTTACTTCTAGAATTAAGCAAGACAAGCAAGTAGTAAACTTGTTAGATATTGAATACGTAATCGACATTATGGGGCAACCGGAAGATTACATTATTGAAGAGGATTTTGTTAAACCAGAACAACCAAATTACGACACAGAAAGTTTTAACAAAAAACTATATCGTGATGAAGATGAAGGTAAAATTGGTGGCGTTTGTGCCGGTTTAGGTCATTATTTCGGTATAGATAGCATTTGGATTCGTTTACTATTTATCTTTTTATTCTTTGTAACAGCTGGAACCAGCTTATTAATTTACTTTATATTATGGGTTATTGTACCTAAAGCAATTACTACGTCAGAAAAATTGCAAATGAAAGGGCAACCTATAAACATTTCGAATATTGAAAAAAAAATTAAAGAAAGTTTTGATAGCGAAGAATTAAACCGAAAATCTAAAAACGTAGTTTCGGGCATCGAAAGTTTTTTAAAAAAAACATTTTACGTAATTTCTAAATTCTTTGGTGTTTTCTTATTATTCATTTCAATTGTTTCTTTAGGCGGAATTTTAATTTTTGGAGGGACATTAATGTTGGCATCTGCCAGCTTAATTGATACGGTTGCTGTTTTTGACATTCCGTTTGAATCTATGACCTTGTTTTGGTTTGCCTTACTAACAACCTTAACCAGCGGAATTCCATTTTTATTCCTAATCCTATTCAGCTTTAAAATTTTAAATCCAAACTTTAAAACTTTTGGCCGTTATACCACATTAAGCTTATTAATTATTTGGTTTTTATCAATTTTAGGATGGATTGCTTTCGGAATTAGACAAGGTGCGCAAGAACAATATGTGGGCCGTGTAACTGAAAAAATGGAATTAAATCTAAGCCCAACTGATACGTTATTGGTAAACTTTAATAACAATAGCTTTTATTCGGCTGAAGAAAACCCGAGCTATTCTGGTAAAGTTATGCTGAATGAAAACGGAGAAAAAGTTTTATATTCTAACCGAGTAGAATTAATTTTTAAAGAAACCGATGCAACACCTTATGTTTTAATAGAAAAAAATGCACGTGCTGCAGAAATTGGCGAAGCAACAAAAATAGCAACGGATATTCGTTTTAATACTCAAGTAAATCAAACATCAATTTTAGCTGACAATTACTATACGTCAGATAACAAAAATAAAAAGAACAGAAAATCGGTTAAATTATACGTTTACGTGCCAAAAAACACCGTAATAAAAATGAATAAAGAAGCGCGAAACTTTTCGAACACGTTTTTAAATTCAAACCAAAAATCGGACGCACCTTTATTTAGTTTTGACAGCAACAACCTGCTAACTTGTGTAAACTGCGAAACAATTATTGATCCTGTATTTAAACCCAATCAACCAACCAATTTAGAATTTGAAATTGATTCTATTTTAAACGCAACCAACTAA
- a CDS encoding TIGR01777 family oxidoreductase, with protein sequence MKVLISGATGLVGKQLVEYLINQNHEVNILTHSQSKATIFNHKKVKSFFWDTDEQIMDKACFARVDAIIHLAGATISKRWTKGYKKQIIDSRVNSTKLLFNAVRELPAHQIKHFICASAIGIYPDSLTEKYTESYHGHSDYFLADVVEKWEQTADFFESLHIKVTKLRTGLVLARAGGAFPLMVNPVKKYIGANFGSGKQIYSWIHIDDLVRMYAFVLMHELDGVFNAVASNPVTCAQLMQAIANQVGSKIWLPNIPSGLLKMAMGEMAHLVLDGQFVVNNKIKTHDFNFVYEDINTAVKSLV encoded by the coding sequence ATGAAAGTATTAATTAGCGGAGCAACTGGCCTAGTTGGCAAACAATTGGTTGAATATTTAATTAACCAAAATCACGAGGTTAATATTTTAACACATTCTCAAAGTAAAGCAACTATTTTTAATCATAAAAAAGTAAAAAGTTTTTTTTGGGATACTGACGAGCAAATTATGGACAAAGCTTGTTTTGCCCGCGTTGATGCAATTATTCATTTAGCTGGAGCAACCATTTCTAAAAGATGGACCAAAGGATATAAAAAACAAATAATCGACAGCCGTGTAAATAGCACTAAGCTTTTGTTTAATGCGGTTCGAGAATTGCCAGCACATCAAATTAAACATTTTATTTGCGCTTCGGCTATTGGTATTTATCCGGATAGCTTAACCGAAAAATATACAGAATCTTACCACGGTCATAGCGATTATTTTTTAGCAGATGTGGTTGAAAAATGGGAGCAAACCGCCGATTTTTTCGAATCTTTACATATTAAAGTAACCAAGCTTCGTACCGGATTGGTACTTGCAAGAGCTGGCGGAGCTTTTCCGTTAATGGTTAATCCTGTAAAAAAATATATTGGTGCTAATTTCGGATCAGGTAAGCAAATTTATTCATGGATTCATATTGACGATTTGGTGCGCATGTATGCCTTTGTTTTAATGCACGAATTAGATGGCGTTTTTAACGCAGTAGCTTCTAATCCGGTAACTTGTGCACAGCTTATGCAAGCCATTGCCAATCAAGTTGGCTCTAAAATATGGTTACCTAACATTCCATCCGGATTATTAAAAATGGCAATGGGCGAAATGGCACATTTGGTTTTAGATGGCCAATTTGTAGTAAACAACAAAATTAAAACACACGATTTTAATTTTGTTTATGAAGATATTAATACCGCTGTTAAAAGCTTGGTATAA
- a CDS encoding ABC transporter ATP-binding protein, translating to MNDILEVKNVVKRYGKYTALNNVSLTIPSGCIYGLLGPNGAGKTSLIRIINQITYPDQGQVLFNGKPLAPHHVGEIGYMPEERGLYKSMKVGEQALYLAQLKGMDRNEAKKQLKYWFEKLNIESWWDKKLQELSKGMAQKVQFIVTVLHQPKLLILDEPFSGFDPVNANLIKDEILELNKKGTTIIFSTHRMESVEEMCDYIALIDKSNKIIEGKLIDVKKQYRNNSYQVGIIPNDVEKLMYELTLKYKVEQADFKSLNNELKLNVHLGNDVPNQVLPILLQNGVVTHFTENIPSINDIFISSVQGATPNQF from the coding sequence ATGAACGACATCTTAGAAGTTAAAAACGTTGTAAAACGTTACGGCAAATATACGGCACTGAATAACGTATCTTTAACCATTCCTAGCGGATGCATTTATGGGCTTTTAGGCCCTAACGGCGCAGGAAAAACATCCTTAATTCGCATCATCAATCAAATTACATATCCAGATCAAGGGCAAGTACTTTTTAATGGCAAACCTTTAGCACCGCACCATGTGGGCGAAATTGGCTATATGCCAGAAGAACGCGGTTTGTATAAATCTATGAAAGTAGGCGAACAAGCCTTGTATTTAGCACAGCTAAAAGGGATGGATCGCAACGAAGCCAAAAAACAATTAAAATATTGGTTCGAAAAATTAAATATTGAAAGCTGGTGGGATAAAAAACTACAAGAACTTTCTAAAGGAATGGCGCAAAAAGTGCAATTTATTGTTACCGTTTTGCATCAGCCTAAATTGTTAATTTTAGACGAACCGTTTTCTGGGTTTGACCCGGTAAATGCCAATCTGATTAAAGACGAAATTTTAGAACTAAACAAAAAAGGTACAACCATTATTTTTTCTACCCACCGAATGGAATCGGTTGAAGAAATGTGTGACTATATTGCGCTAATCGACAAATCAAACAAAATTATCGAGGGTAAATTAATTGATGTAAAAAAGCAATACCGCAACAATTCGTACCAAGTTGGAATTATTCCGAACGATGTAGAAAAGTTAATGTACGAGCTAACTTTAAAATACAAGGTAGAACAAGCCGATTTTAAATCGTTAAACAACGAGCTAAAGTTAAACGTTCATTTAGGTAACGATGTGCCCAACCAAGTTTTACCTATTTTGTTACAAAACGGCGTAGTAACGCATTTTACAGAAAATATTCCGAGCATTAACGATATTTTTATTTCGTCAGTTCAAGGTGCAACCCCGAATCAATTTTAA
- the dnaJ gene encoding molecular chaperone DnaJ yields MKKDYYEILGISKGATEAEIKKAYRKKAVEFHPDKNPGNKEAEEKFKEAAEAYEILSDADKKARYDQYGHAAFEGGGGYGGGGMNMEDIFSQFGDIFGGGFGGFGGFGGGGGGFRQARVKGANLRIKVKLTLEDIALGVEKKVKVKRKVQAPGVTYTTCSTCNGSGQVTRIQQTILGRMQTAATCNTCGGSGQVISSKPNNADAQGLIVEEETVTIKIPAGVGNDMQLKVSGKGNEAPGKDSVPGDLLVVIEEIEHPTLKREGENIHFDLYISYPEAVLGTSKEIETATGKVRIKVDAGVQSGKILRLKGKGIPSLNGYGSGDMLVHVNVWTPKTLNKEQKQFFENMMEDDNFKPHPSKSEKSFFEKVKEMFS; encoded by the coding sequence ATGAAAAAAGATTATTACGAAATATTAGGGATTTCTAAAGGTGCTACGGAAGCCGAAATTAAAAAGGCTTACCGTAAAAAAGCGGTAGAATTTCACCCTGATAAAAACCCAGGTAATAAAGAAGCCGAAGAAAAATTTAAAGAAGCAGCCGAAGCTTATGAAATTTTAAGCGATGCTGACAAAAAGGCGCGTTACGACCAATACGGTCATGCAGCTTTTGAAGGCGGCGGCGGATACGGCGGCGGCGGAATGAACATGGAAGATATTTTTAGCCAATTTGGTGATATTTTCGGTGGTGGTTTCGGCGGATTTGGCGGATTTGGCGGCGGAGGCGGTGGTTTCCGTCAAGCGCGCGTTAAAGGCGCAAACTTACGTATCAAAGTAAAACTTACTTTAGAAGATATTGCTTTGGGCGTTGAGAAAAAAGTAAAAGTAAAACGTAAAGTTCAGGCACCAGGCGTAACTTATACAACTTGTTCTACTTGTAATGGTAGCGGTCAAGTTACACGTATTCAGCAAACTATTTTAGGTCGTATGCAAACTGCTGCAACCTGTAATACATGTGGCGGATCAGGCCAAGTAATTAGCTCAAAACCTAATAATGCCGATGCGCAAGGATTAATTGTTGAAGAAGAAACTGTAACAATTAAAATCCCTGCAGGTGTTGGTAACGACATGCAATTAAAAGTTTCTGGCAAAGGAAACGAAGCTCCAGGTAAAGATTCTGTTCCGGGCGATTTATTAGTGGTAATTGAAGAAATTGAGCATCCAACGTTAAAACGTGAAGGCGAAAATATTCATTTTGATTTGTATATTTCGTATCCAGAAGCTGTTTTAGGAACATCTAAAGAAATTGAAACAGCAACAGGTAAAGTTCGTATTAAAGTTGATGCAGGCGTACAATCTGGTAAAATTTTACGCTTAAAAGGCAAAGGTATTCCTTCATTAAACGGATACGGATCTGGCGATATGTTGGTTCACGTTAATGTTTGGACACCAAAAACTTTAAATAAAGAGCAAAAACAATTCTTTGAAAACATGATGGAAGATGATAATTTTAAACCACATCCATCAAAATCCGAAAAATCATTTTTCGAAAAAGTAAAAGAAATGTTCTCATAA
- a CDS encoding DUF4442 domain-containing protein, with protein MNFTPSNINRFLFFKLPSAWWSGVRLTAISTSRAEVGIKHKWFNQNPFKSLYFAAQAMAAELSTGALVMNQIKKSGKKVSMLVAECNATFTKKATGKIRFICEDGFIVEEGIAKTVFTGDGETFWLKAIGYDEKNDVVSEFNFKWTVKVKK; from the coding sequence ATGAATTTTACACCAAGTAATATTAATCGCTTTTTATTTTTTAAATTGCCCTCTGCATGGTGGAGCGGCGTACGTTTAACAGCAATATCTACAAGCAGGGCAGAAGTAGGCATTAAACACAAATGGTTTAATCAAAATCCGTTCAAATCATTGTATTTTGCTGCTCAAGCCATGGCTGCGGAATTATCAACCGGTGCCTTGGTTATGAATCAAATTAAAAAATCAGGCAAAAAAGTTTCTATGTTGGTTGCTGAATGCAATGCAACCTTTACCAAAAAAGCTACCGGTAAAATCAGATTTATTTGTGAAGATGGGTTTATTGTAGAAGAAGGTATTGCAAAAACTGTTTTTACGGGCGATGGCGAAACGTTTTGGCTTAAAGCAATTGGTTACGACGAAAAAAATGATGTAGTATCAGAATTTAATTTTAAATGGACCGTAAAGGTTAAAAAGTAA
- a CDS encoding nucleotide exchange factor GrpE: MSQDITGNIENEELQNENVQENATNTDEVLSAEEKLTQELAAEKDRFLRLFAEFENYKKRTSKERLELMKTANQEVLQALLPVVDDFDRALPQISKSEGENLVKGVELIFDKLKATLKSKGLEEVELKAGDVFDADIAEAITQTPAGDKLKGKVVDVIEKGYKLGDKIIRFPKVVVGQ, translated from the coding sequence ATGAGTCAAGATATCACGGGTAATATAGAAAATGAAGAGTTACAAAACGAAAACGTTCAAGAAAACGCAACAAATACTGACGAGGTTCTTTCTGCAGAAGAAAAACTTACGCAAGAATTAGCTGCCGAAAAAGATCGTTTTTTACGTTTGTTTGCAGAATTTGAAAACTATAAAAAGCGCACTTCTAAAGAAAGATTAGAATTAATGAAAACAGCAAACCAAGAAGTATTACAAGCTTTACTTCCGGTTGTTGATGATTTTGACAGAGCTTTACCACAAATTTCTAAATCTGAAGGCGAAAACTTAGTTAAAGGTGTAGAATTAATTTTTGACAAATTAAAAGCAACCTTAAAAAGCAAAGGTTTAGAAGAAGTAGAATTAAAAGCAGGTGATGTTTTTGATGCAGATATTGCCGAAGCTATAACGCAAACCCCTGCAGGCGATAAACTTAAAGGTAAAGTTGTTGATGTTATAGAAAAAGGATACAAATTAGGAGATAAAATTATTCGCTTCCCAAAAGTAGTGGTTGGCCAATAA
- the udk gene encoding uridine kinase produces MLILGIAGGTGSGKTTVVHQIMKELDENEVGIISQDAYYRSNDHLSYDERALINYDHPRAIDFDLLYSHLKELKDGKAIEQPVYSYVYHNRTKDVVLTQPRKVMIVEGILILTDLKVRDLFDIKIFVHADSDERLIRRLKRDIAERGRDMEEVLTRYQTTLKPMHDQFIEPSKQFADIIIPNDTHNSVAIDIVRTVISDKL; encoded by the coding sequence ATGTTAATACTAGGAATTGCTGGAGGAACGGGTAGCGGAAAAACTACTGTTGTTCATCAAATTATGAAAGAACTGGATGAAAATGAAGTTGGAATTATTTCTCAAGATGCTTATTACCGTTCTAACGATCATTTAAGTTATGATGAAAGAGCTCTTATAAATTATGATCATCCACGAGCAATTGATTTTGATTTACTTTATTCTCATTTAAAAGAACTTAAAGACGGAAAAGCGATAGAACAACCCGTTTATTCGTATGTTTACCACAACCGTACAAAAGACGTAGTTTTAACACAACCACGTAAAGTTATGATTGTTGAAGGTATTTTAATTTTAACAGATCTGAAAGTTAGAGATTTGTTTGATATTAAAATATTTGTGCATGCCGATTCTGACGAGCGATTAATTCGTCGTTTAAAGCGTGATATTGCCGAGCGTGGCCGTGATATGGAAGAGGTTTTAACCCGTTACCAAACTACTTTAAAACCGATGCACGATCAGTTTATAGAACCATCAAAACAATTTGCTGATATCATTATTCCGAACGATACGCACAACAGCGTAGCAATTGATATTGTTAGAACCGTTATTTCTGATAAATTATAA
- a CDS encoding ABC transporter permease has protein sequence MKNLFLIINREFINKVRNKSFIVMTILGPLLILGMTALIAFLTKINDSDIKKIAIHDANQYVISEFKNNKHTEYIDLSALPIDEAKAQASESYKALIYVPQADSIQQIAKTVQYISEDSPSLDAIFSIERKINDVITRNNIEKLNIDYKKIDEAKADSEITVVKFSGENTLKGINEIKIAIGSLFGYLIMMFIIIYGNYVMRSVIEEKTNRIIEIIISSVKPFDLMMGKIIGNSLAGILQFAIWAICGLAILLAAHSFMGSSPQVAQAQEMANAIQHGQSGLDNINLYIDEVMKLPIATLLISFVVFFTGGYFLYSSLYAAIGAAVDNETDSQQFLMPIIMPLMLGVYVGFFTVMNDPHGTVATIFSFIPFTSPIVMLMRIPFGVPLWQIITSMILLIATFFAVVWFASKIYRVGILMYGKKPSWKEIYKWLKY, from the coding sequence ATGAAAAATTTATTTTTAATCATTAATCGCGAATTTATTAATAAAGTGCGTAACAAATCATTCATTGTAATGACTATTTTAGGGCCTTTATTAATATTAGGAATGACAGCATTAATTGCTTTTCTTACCAAAATTAACGATTCGGATATTAAAAAAATTGCCATTCATGATGCCAATCAATATGTAATTTCCGAGTTCAAAAACAATAAACATACCGAATATATAGATCTTTCTGCCTTGCCAATTGACGAGGCAAAAGCACAAGCTAGTGAAAGTTATAAAGCTTTAATTTATGTGCCACAAGCCGATAGCATTCAGCAAATCGCAAAAACGGTTCAATATATTTCAGAAGATAGCCCATCTTTAGATGCCATTTTTTCTATCGAAAGAAAAATAAACGATGTAATTACTCGCAATAACATTGAAAAACTAAATATTGATTACAAAAAGATTGATGAAGCTAAAGCCGATTCTGAAATTACCGTAGTTAAGTTTTCGGGCGAAAATACCTTAAAAGGCATCAACGAAATTAAAATTGCCATTGGTTCGTTATTTGGCTATTTAATTATGATGTTCATTATTATTTACGGTAATTACGTAATGCGCTCGGTGATTGAAGAAAAAACCAATCGTATTATAGAAATCATCATTTCATCCGTAAAACCTTTCGATTTAATGATGGGTAAAATTATCGGAAATTCATTAGCTGGTATTTTACAATTTGCAATTTGGGCCATTTGTGGTTTAGCTATTTTATTAGCCGCACATTCTTTTATGGGCAGTAGCCCGCAAGTAGCACAAGCCCAAGAAATGGCCAATGCCATTCAGCACGGACAAAGCGGATTAGATAATATCAATTTATATATCGATGAAGTAATGAAACTACCAATAGCAACATTATTAATATCGTTTGTTGTTTTCTTTACCGGTGGTTATTTTTTATATAGCTCATTATATGCAGCTATTGGTGCAGCGGTAGATAACGAAACCGATTCACAACAATTTTTAATGCCTATTATTATGCCATTAATGTTGGGGGTTTATGTAGGTTTCTTTACTGTAATGAACGATCCGCACGGTACCGTAGCAACCATATTTTCATTCATACCGTTTACATCGCCTATTGTAATGCTAATGCGTATTCCGTTTGGTGTGCCGTTATGGCAAATTATAACATCAATGATATTGCTTATTGCCACGTTTTTTGCAGTGGTTTGGTTTGCCTCAAAAATTTACCGCGTAGGTATTTTAATGTACGGCAAAAAGCCAAGTTGGAAAGAAATTTACAAATGGTTAAAATATTAA
- a CDS encoding DUF2807 domain-containing protein — protein MRSLKSVIILSILVFSFTNALAQKREKIKGSKFIAITQHEIENFDTMEIYNDIEVHLIASNKPSIEIEADDNLHENVEKVVENNRLILRTTNDVTGAKKFVIRVRYTPSLKLIEMKDDAQLNALQTIEIDNITIKNFDNSRSFLNVKSPMFTLILSDKARAELNYAGENVSLEMSKNTSIKALITSDIFKLDMYQKANATIEGDANKGKIRLDNDATFKGRNIGLVTADVLVETNATAIVNIKESISISASGKSQVEIYGEPTTFTIKKFIDKASLYRK, from the coding sequence ATGCGCAGTTTAAAATCAGTTATAATTTTATCCATTTTAGTATTTTCTTTTACCAATGCGTTGGCTCAAAAAAGAGAAAAAATTAAAGGTTCTAAGTTCATTGCTATCACCCAGCATGAAATAGAAAACTTTGATACAATGGAAATTTATAATGACATAGAAGTACATTTAATTGCCAGTAATAAACCAAGCATTGAAATTGAAGCCGACGATAATTTGCATGAAAATGTTGAAAAAGTGGTAGAAAACAATCGGTTAATTTTACGAACAACAAATGATGTTACCGGCGCAAAAAAATTTGTGATACGCGTAAGGTACACACCAAGCTTAAAGCTTATAGAAATGAAAGATGATGCACAGCTTAATGCTTTGCAAACCATAGAAATTGATAACATTACCATTAAAAACTTTGACAATTCGCGTTCTTTTTTAAACGTAAAAAGCCCAATGTTTACTTTAATTTTATCGGACAAAGCAAGAGCAGAACTTAATTATGCTGGTGAAAATGTTTCGTTAGAAATGAGTAAAAACACCTCAATAAAAGCATTAATTACAAGTGATATTTTTAAATTAGATATGTATCAAAAAGCCAACGCAACTATTGAAGGTGATGCAAATAAAGGAAAAATACGCTTGGATAACGATGCTACCTTTAAAGGCCGAAATATTGGTTTAGTTACAGCTGATGTGTTGGTTGAAACGAATGCTACCGCTATTGTAAATATTAAAGAAAGCATCAGCATTTCTGCTTCAGGAAAATCGCAAGTAGAAATTTATGGAGAACCTACTACGTTTACCATTAAAAAGTTTATAGACAAAGCAAGTTTATATAGAAAATAA